In Solenopsis invicta isolate M01_SB chromosome 1, UNIL_Sinv_3.0, whole genome shotgun sequence, one genomic interval encodes:
- the LOC113006251 gene encoding E3 ubiquitin-protein ligase HUWE1-like — protein sequence MEKTKLEYIRLMCQMKMTGAICKQFNGSGALRGFNQADCSKFLQFITGTSKVPLQSFATLEGMNGIQKFQIHRGDKLTDRLSFAHI from the exons atggaaaagaccaaacttgaatatattaggcttatgtgtcaaatgaaaatgactgGAGCAATTTGTAAGCA ATTCAATGGTTCTGGTGCATTGCGAGGTTTTAATCAAGCGGATTGTTCGAAGTTCTTACAATTTATCACTGGTACATCTAAAGTGCCGTTACAAAGTTTTGCTACGTTAGAAGGCATGAACGGCATACAAAAGTTCCAAATTCACAGAGGAGACAAGTTGACAGATAGGCTTTCATTTGcacatatttga
- the LOC120358305 gene encoding glutamine--tRNA ligase-like: MCYLLIKANFFLFLEGVEDTRMILKERYHFNSGPLMQQARNILKQMDGKVMNNEFDIQILDLLASSWPDRSLVEKSWNY, from the exons atgtgttatttattaattaaagctaactttttcttatttttagaaggaGTAGAAGACACAAGGATGATACtgaaagaaag gTATCACTTTAATTCTGGTccattgatgcaacaagcacgtaacattttgaaacagatggatggtaaagtgatgaacaatgaatttgatattcaaattcttgatttattggcgaGTTCTTGGCCAGACAGATCCCTAGTTGAGAAAAGCTGGAactattga
- the Trab gene encoding female-specific protein transformer isoform X1: protein MRTIGAIFENIKKTQINTELRQIKVTVHRDISVKGHVTEIQRGILNPEDIIVTRRNGEGCKPIFDRDEIKQAVVKTVNICMEEPTKSTTDEEELALSNSETLNKQTSSVSLICRNCGYNSEYHSRHRMDIKYQDSKTKNYAFKNDERTHTEDYSKYKEKYIEKDTTKHDTIRLRSREQHDSHSRLFTDEKFYHDRYRERSYKRSHERRESDRDRDRFRSRSRERKDEYFHESKAKDRNRDWDKDEIRDRDKNREKEKDRDEGRNRSRERRDATPHIEPPIPAPTHHNNFPPRPIVVNSMLVLREQIPPLGPLRRPIPPLGPLRRPIPPLGPLRGHIPPVLPLRGHIPPMGRGRYLTPVWPRFVQLDMCRPRHPSPN, encoded by the exons ATGCGTACCATTGGggcaatatttgaaaatattaagaaaacgCAGATTAATACGGAACTACGTCAAATTAAAGTTACTGTTCACAGGGATATTTCTGTAAAGGGACATGTTACCGAAATACAGCGAGGTATACTTAATCCTGAAGATATAATTGTCACGAGAAGAAATG gaGAAGGATGTAAACCGATATTCGACAGAGATGAAATAAAGCAGGCGGTTGTTAAAACTGTCAATATATGTATGGAAGAACCAACTAAGTCAACTACAGATGAAGAGGAGTTAG CCTTAAGCAATTCGGAAACTTTGAACAAACAAACTTCATCTGTTAGTCTAATCTGCAGGAATTGTGGTTATAATTCCGAATATCATTCCag ACATCGCATGGATATCAAGTATCAAGATAGCAAAACGAAAAATTATGCTTTCAAAAATGATGA gaGAACTCATACAGAAGACTATAGcaaatataaagagaaatacaTAGAAAAAGATACAACTAAACATGATACTATTCGATTGCGTTCTAGAGAACAGCATGATTCGCACTCCAG ATTATTTACAGATGAGAAATTTTATCATGACAGATATCGTGAAAGATCCTATAAACGTTCACACGAAAGAAGAGAAAGTGacagagatagagatagatTCAGGTCCAGATCCAGGGAACGAAAGGATGAATATTTTCACGAAAGCAAGGCTAAGGATAGGAATAGAGATTGGGATAAGGATGAAATTAGAGATAGggataaaaatagagaaaaagagaaagatagagatgAGGGCAGAAATAGATCCAGGGAACGAAGAGATGCAACGCCACACATTGAACCGCCAATTCCTGCGCCTACCCATCATAAt AATTTTCCTCCGAGACCAATTGTAGTAAACTCTATGCTCGTATTAAGAGAACAGATTCCTCCTTTAGGTCCGTTAAGAAGACCTATTCCTCCTTTAGGTCCGTTAAGAAGACCTATTCCTCCTTTAGGTCCGTTAAGAGGACATATTCCTCCTGTGCTCCCTTTAAGAGGACATATTCCTCCTATGGGAAGAGGTAGATATCTTACACCTGTCTGGCCACGATTTGTTCAATTGGATATGTGCAGACCAAGACATCCATCACccaattaa
- the Trab gene encoding female-specific protein transformer isoform X2 codes for MRTIGAIFENIKKTQINTELRQIKVTVHRDISVKGHVTEIQRGILNPEDIIVTRRNGEGCKPIFDRDEIKQAVVKTVNICMEEPTKSTTDEEELALSNSETLNKQTSSVSLICRNCGYNSEYHSRHRMDIKYQDSKTKNYAFKNDERTHTEDYSKYKEKYIEKDTTKHDTIRLRSREQHDSHSRYRERSYKRSHERRESDRDRDRFRSRSRERKDEYFHESKAKDRNRDWDKDEIRDRDKNREKEKDRDEGRNRSRERRDATPHIEPPIPAPTHHNNFPPRPIVVNSMLVLREQIPPLGPLRRPIPPLGPLRRPIPPLGPLRGHIPPVLPLRGHIPPMGRGRYLTPVWPRFVQLDMCRPRHPSPN; via the exons ATGCGTACCATTGGggcaatatttgaaaatattaagaaaacgCAGATTAATACGGAACTACGTCAAATTAAAGTTACTGTTCACAGGGATATTTCTGTAAAGGGACATGTTACCGAAATACAGCGAGGTATACTTAATCCTGAAGATATAATTGTCACGAGAAGAAATG gaGAAGGATGTAAACCGATATTCGACAGAGATGAAATAAAGCAGGCGGTTGTTAAAACTGTCAATATATGTATGGAAGAACCAACTAAGTCAACTACAGATGAAGAGGAGTTAG CCTTAAGCAATTCGGAAACTTTGAACAAACAAACTTCATCTGTTAGTCTAATCTGCAGGAATTGTGGTTATAATTCCGAATATCATTCCag ACATCGCATGGATATCAAGTATCAAGATAGCAAAACGAAAAATTATGCTTTCAAAAATGATGA gaGAACTCATACAGAAGACTATAGcaaatataaagagaaatacaTAGAAAAAGATACAACTAAACATGATACTATTCGATTGCGTTCTAGAGAACAGCATGATTCGCACTCCAG ATATCGTGAAAGATCCTATAAACGTTCACACGAAAGAAGAGAAAGTGacagagatagagatagatTCAGGTCCAGATCCAGGGAACGAAAGGATGAATATTTTCACGAAAGCAAGGCTAAGGATAGGAATAGAGATTGGGATAAGGATGAAATTAGAGATAGggataaaaatagagaaaaagagaaagatagagatgAGGGCAGAAATAGATCCAGGGAACGAAGAGATGCAACGCCACACATTGAACCGCCAATTCCTGCGCCTACCCATCATAAt AATTTTCCTCCGAGACCAATTGTAGTAAACTCTATGCTCGTATTAAGAGAACAGATTCCTCCTTTAGGTCCGTTAAGAAGACCTATTCCTCCTTTAGGTCCGTTAAGAAGACCTATTCCTCCTTTAGGTCCGTTAAGAGGACATATTCCTCCTGTGCTCCCTTTAAGAGGACATATTCCTCCTATGGGAAGAGGTAGATATCTTACACCTGTCTGGCCACGATTTGTTCAATTGGATATGTGCAGACCAAGACATCCATCACccaattaa
- the Trab gene encoding serine/threonine-protein kinase fray2 isoform X3 yields MEEPTKSTTDEEELALSNSETLNKQTSSVSLICRNCGYNSEYHSRHRMDIKYQDSKTKNYAFKNDERTHTEDYSKYKEKYIEKDTTKHDTIRLRSREQHDSHSRLFTDEKFYHDRYRERSYKRSHERRESDRDRDRFRSRSRERKDEYFHESKAKDRNRDWDKDEIRDRDKNREKEKDRDEGRNRSRERRDATPHIEPPIPAPTHHNNFPPRPIVVNSMLVLREQIPPLGPLRRPIPPLGPLRRPIPPLGPLRGHIPPVLPLRGHIPPMGRGRYLTPVWPRFVQLDMCRPRHPSPN; encoded by the exons ATGGAAGAACCAACTAAGTCAACTACAGATGAAGAGGAGTTAG CCTTAAGCAATTCGGAAACTTTGAACAAACAAACTTCATCTGTTAGTCTAATCTGCAGGAATTGTGGTTATAATTCCGAATATCATTCCag ACATCGCATGGATATCAAGTATCAAGATAGCAAAACGAAAAATTATGCTTTCAAAAATGATGA gaGAACTCATACAGAAGACTATAGcaaatataaagagaaatacaTAGAAAAAGATACAACTAAACATGATACTATTCGATTGCGTTCTAGAGAACAGCATGATTCGCACTCCAG ATTATTTACAGATGAGAAATTTTATCATGACAGATATCGTGAAAGATCCTATAAACGTTCACACGAAAGAAGAGAAAGTGacagagatagagatagatTCAGGTCCAGATCCAGGGAACGAAAGGATGAATATTTTCACGAAAGCAAGGCTAAGGATAGGAATAGAGATTGGGATAAGGATGAAATTAGAGATAGggataaaaatagagaaaaagagaaagatagagatgAGGGCAGAAATAGATCCAGGGAACGAAGAGATGCAACGCCACACATTGAACCGCCAATTCCTGCGCCTACCCATCATAAt AATTTTCCTCCGAGACCAATTGTAGTAAACTCTATGCTCGTATTAAGAGAACAGATTCCTCCTTTAGGTCCGTTAAGAAGACCTATTCCTCCTTTAGGTCCGTTAAGAAGACCTATTCCTCCTTTAGGTCCGTTAAGAGGACATATTCCTCCTGTGCTCCCTTTAAGAGGACATATTCCTCCTATGGGAAGAGGTAGATATCTTACACCTGTCTGGCCACGATTTGTTCAATTGGATATGTGCAGACCAAGACATCCATCACccaattaa